The nucleotide window GTGGGGCGAATAAAACGACCAGACCTTGCTGCAATCGGAAGTTATTTTCATCCTATTTCAGGTATATGGAACAATAACGTTATCGCTCCGCACAGTAATTATTGACGTGCGCGGCACCGCTTTACAATGCTTTCTATCATTTATTGAAATCGTTATCTCCCGATCAGTCAGTCGTTCTCTTAACGAGTGTATCTTCTTCCTTTAATTGCTTACACGCTGAGATACAGTGACTTTCAATAATGTTTAAACattcttttatctttttttatttttgttttttaggtAGAAGAACATTTCTAGGCTTGTACCGAACTAATTGAATTTTTCTGACAACACTGTAAGAGTTAATTTTTTGGATAACGAATCAAGGACATCTTAGAAAATCGCTGGTGGTCGTTTTTAtcgactatttttattttttatttttattatgccGCGCCATTTATGCGGACAAAAGTTTTTGTGGACAGTAATTTTTAGCAGCTCGTTTTAGCAGCTCGTTCAATTCTCATTGGCATTGGTCAGATAAATTTCTTAAATTTAATCTAATATCGATACGAGTCACCGTGTTTGTGAAACAAATCTGAAACGAATGTGTACAGTGGCcccaaaagtgttcgtacaccttttaaaacgtaacaattttttgaaaaccGAATTAAATAACTCCAATctctttttttagatgacaaagATCATCTAAAGTATACTAGACGATAGCTaaaaagctattttatttttattttgctattggaatgaaaagaaaaaaattaaaatgtcACGTTTCTTAACTTTCTATTCCATagcgaaaattttaaaaatacctttcgtagatctcggtaacttatatgaatgctgaaaatttgatcgaaatcggttaacccagagtcgggCTACAGGCGTtgatgaaaatatttatatttctaatataggaATATACTAATTCGCGCACCCTAATTTTGctcacaaaaatgaacaatttggcaagaggattattcgaacctcgcggctcgtttttacactcGCCGATTgtctcaacaattataaaaacgagccgctaggctcgaataatcgtccattatcgtccaaattgtccatttttgtgtgcaatcttagCGCGAATcgaggagaaattactatagttACACGGTCGACGCTTTGGCCACCTCCGCTCTATTGTATAGTATTACAGAACTGACATTAAAAATGCGTCATTATTTTGGCACTATCTTCTCATTTAAATGATTTCTGCATCAGTTTTTGATTGCTACTACATGGCGTCTATATTTGCGCTTAGTAAAAGTCcatatacagtaatatctccctaactgacgctcagattgcacacaaaaatggacaatttggaaagaggagagacaattattcgagccttatagctcgttttttatggttgttgataattcgtaactataaaaacgagctgcgagactcaaataatcgtatctcctcttcccaaatcctctatttttgtggacaatctgaacgtcaattagggagactttactgtattttgtgtcacgacgagtatacagtaatgtctccttaattgacgctcggattgcgcacaaaaatggacaattttggaagcggagatacgattattcgagcctcgtagctcgttttttatagttgttgacatttCGGAACTATGACTGACAGGAATCACAACACATACTGAACATATTCTATGGGTATgatatgcgatacaaataactGGAGTGCGGAAAGTCAACTGAACGATTGGTTGGTATGAAATTCGAGATTACCGTGAATGAGTTGACTTCAGGTACTAGGGTATTCGAAGAGGCAAAGTTCGTAGAATCAATGCAGTCAGCAGAGTTCAGAGTGCAATTAccgtatttatttaattacaaatGTAGTTTAACCCTTTCCGTACGAGCACCAGATATATCCGGCACCCATCTGATGACCGgtatggacgagtgccgaatacataCATCTGgcattcatgcgaatcatatttatgacgtattataaattattctaataacCGTCTGAGTTCCAAGCAGTGcaatcgcgctgttcagatcttgtgtcTTCGATtaaactttagtgacgcacgtACACCGCATAGCTGCTTTGtttcattctttttcttttttgttttgtttgtcaatgTTGACGGACGCTAtgtcaattaagacaagcgcgctatcacgctgttcaGCATTTttctgtattattattattattattattattattattattattattattattattattattattattattattattattattactattattttctaataatcCTATATTTTCTGAATAATCCCTAGGACTGAAACGGATAAAGTCTTTTCTTACATATTGaaggccctttacagaatgtttacaggatacaaaagatttagaaacggattaagagCACAGTTGTTACTTAACGCTTATGAAAAttttcgtacaaaagtggactgacCCTGTGCTGTGCGCGCATTTTCGTCGCAGCACCCTGTATAGTGGTAGTGTCACGGCGGAcagcgcgctcgtaccgaaagagttaaataaatatgtatacagGAGCCGATGATATAGTAGAGATCAGCATCACACGTGAATAGCGTACAGAACATTCGGCTTACAGTTTTCCTCAATAAAATACAACTCTGAGACCAAGGATCGGTCAATGCGCGAAGGAATGCTAGTTACAAATATTCACTCGTTGATCATTTTCTGAGTGGACACGGCTCTGACACGTATTTCTTGAAACTCCTATGGATtttcttcaaatgatctcgACACCGATCTCTGGTGTCCCCTAGAACAGCTAACGATGCAAGGCTCGACTCACTATTTATAGCTTCAACGAGACTCTCCAGAAGAGCCCTATCTATTTCAGTAACACCGTCCAATTCCTCTGCCATATTTTTCACTGCCTGGATGCGGGCTTTTAATACTTCCAGCGGTGGTTCCTTCCCCAATTcactaaaaataaaaattcgtacGAATACGATCATTTATGTGTGTGACGAATTTCCACAGATAAATCCTCCGATCGaataaattaaaagaaactgtagaaagaaaatagatttttcatTCGCAGGAAAACTGGTTTACCGACCGAGCCGCGCGACCGGCCGCCGGTTACACCTAAAAATAACAAGTTATCACGGACAAATGCTGATCTGGAGGTCACATAATTTTTAGCGGTACAAATTTCTATGCTTTTCGAAGTTTTCACTTACTCTATAAACCCGCAGCAGGTCTCGTATAAGTTCAAGCATTCAATCTCGTTCTTTAAATCTCGTTTCTCCAAGTACTTTGCGAAAATTTGTTTGCCTCGCGGATGGGACAGAGTTCTTTGTATATTATCTGTGATGCGATCTAATTCTTTGCGGCTCAGACCGGAAGTACACTTTCCGATGCAACCGATTGCTTCTGTAGTTAAGTTCTGCATACTTCATAGCGTCTGGAAAAAAACAGCCCATTAAAAAGATCCCGTTCGCTGATTTCCCACGACAATGCTCTTGCCGGCTTAATAATCGTAAAAGTGGCACGTTAAAACGTCACGAAGATGGGAACATATATACCATTATGTGCAATGAAATAGCTGTTTAAAAAAATAAGCGTCGTTAAGTAAAACTATCCAACCAAACCTAACTACGCAAATCcctttaatttaattgattcaCTGCAATTCCAAAGTAAAAATCTATTTTCGTGGAGGATATGTTTGACCGTACATAATAATTGTTTTTTATACATACCATAGGTTACGGATGCGTACGTACTGCTATAGAACGCGAACaatttaacaatataactgcAACAATTATCAGACGATAACTAATAGCGGTTTTTTTGTTTACAGACAATGGCACCGTTGAAATGGCACCGCTCGGAACAAAGGTTTATTGATCTAAACCCTCATTCACCTGAATTCACAATGGCTTCTTGCACTCTACTTATCTCGTCTCTGGTGACTGAGTCAACTTTCGTCGGACAAAACTTCGACACATATTCTTATATAACCATCCAAATGTAGATCAACTGTACGGTTCGTTATTATCAAACGATACCGTAAGATTTACAAAACGTAACTCTGTACTTCGTATTTAGTGTAGATTTTATTTACCCCACCCGGTACCTGAGGGATACTTTGTATATCAATAAATATGATGTAATCGACAAACTAAGTTCTATTTAAATAGATCGTCGATCGATTTAAATAGAACTTAGTTTGTCGATTACAAGAAAGAAAATTGCAGTGAAGGGTTAAATAAGCAGCAAAAAATAAAGCGCCTTTCAGTCGATACCTGATAGAATTCTTCAATAATTCACCCCTAAAAAAGATTCCGTAGCAATGATTCACTGAAAAGATGATCGTTGTCCAATGCCACGAAGATTGAAGTACACCACTTTGTTGTCAAACCACAAGGATCCTGTTAGAATCATACTGTCAACTGTCTAATTGAAAACGTTATCTTTACACAGATTAACGAACCCACCCTGCAACGCTCCTGTACAGCGCGTGCGATGCTACACAGCGACCAACTGACAGGAATCGCAACACCATACCGAACATATTCTATGGATATGTATATTCGCTTACTCTACAATACCGTGAGCGCTGGTTTCGCGTGAGCGAGTTTCCCCCTTTCCCTGAAACCTTTACATACTTAAAATAAACTTTTCCGTGAATTTCTTCGATTCTCCAACCGCGTCCCTCTGTTCTCAATTGAAATATTGATTAACCATTGAACATTCAATTATTTCTATGAACGCTACATTTTCGGATATACGTGTATAAAATGTGAACGTACCGTTGTCTAAGctacttttatttcgcatgcgaCCTGTACTCCGTAAATGGTAATTGTTATTCGAAGCACATTGGATGAAGTAACTGCACGCCATTCAGAATGCGAAGAACATTCGCGAGGAACGTACTGAAAATAGTTTATCCAGCCATAAATGCAAGAACACAAGAAAAACGCGACATCCATATGTAGGCTTTTCTTCTGATATGTAGATTACCGATTATGTAAAATATAACTACGGCGTTATGTGCAAGGAAAAATATTTAGACATCAACGTAAATATTATTTGAAGGAGTACATATTATTTGAAAGAgtacatttttcttttattgtCGATCATCCCAATTGAAACGATTTGATAGCAATTATTGCATGTAAATATTTCGGATTAAACGTGTGTGCGTATGGCATTATTTATAATTGCCGCCACAAAATGCGCGGGAAACTGTAAGTGTAATAGAATTGAGAATGGGTTTATGATGACAGAGATTGAGATTCggttaaataacaatatttaactGTTTTATgtattcttatttttatatatttggtaattaattgtaattatgGATTCTGAATTTCTTGATCCTGTTGAAGAATTTGATTTGGCACATGAAGATGAATACGAACTTTTAAGAGAAATAGAAGGTAGGCGAAGTATAACCTTGATgtcaaaattgaatttaaaatGATGTGCTTAACTTTCTGTATTATTAatagattataaatattttattcgaaatgatGTATTgtcttttatatattttcatttttataataatatttctttctctttttattttatttaatgtcaCAATATGTGACATTAAATAATTGTCACAATATGTAAACAAAAAAATTTGAATATGTCAGtttattaacattttattttaattacaatatTTTAGAACTTGAAAGGAAAAAAGAGGAGATATCACAAAGAACAGGAAATTTATCTCAGGTACCTAAGGAGAAAGATGAATCCAATATCGTAACACCTAATATATATAAAGAACTAAATACTCCTACACATGATGTCCATAAAGAATTAAATACGCCAAGAAATAACATACATAATGATCTCTGTACTCCTGGTACTAGCAAAGGATTTGACCGTTTCACTAATATTGAATCAAATGGCACAAATAAACGGAATTATGATGACTTATTTGGGGACATTTCTGATATAATAGATCTGAACGATTATGgtaattactataatactaatatatgtCAGAtcattttctttaaattaattttattattaatcgcTATAGTTGATATCAATGGACCTAGAGAAAAGAAACCACGATGGGATCAGCCTAAAGATATAATAGAAGCAGTACTAAATGCCAGAGAAAAATTCCTTGAGCATGGTACAGGAATAACTATTAAAAGAAAACATTTTGAAGAGTATGTAAAATGCAAGAGATAGTTTGTTCcctaaattaa belongs to Megalopta genalis isolate 19385.01 chromosome 1, iyMegGena1_principal, whole genome shotgun sequence and includes:
- the LOC117228593 gene encoding uncharacterized protein LOC117228593 codes for the protein MQNLTTEAIGCIGKCTSGLSRKELDRITDNIQRTLSHPRGKQIFAKYLEKRDLKNEIECLNLYETCCGFIDELGKEPPLEVLKARIQAVKNMAEELDGVTEIDRALLESLVEAINSESSLASLAVLGDTRDRCRDHLKKIHRSFKKYVSEPCPLRK